One Desulfovibrio sp. UIB00 DNA window includes the following coding sequences:
- the miaB gene encoding tRNA (N6-isopentenyl adenosine(37)-C2)-methylthiotransferase MiaB, with amino-acid sequence MIEKTYHIITFGCQMNVHDSHWLGRALGARGFFEAPLEDAQVVVVNTCSVREKPEQKVMSTLGRIRQVSGGNPAVLVCVAGCVAQQLGESIFEKESQVRLVAGSDGIGNAPQAIERLLENPAQRLSLLDFTSQYVEREGTTEPGVVSGSVAYANIMQGCDNFCAYCIVPFTRGRQKSRSSTAILDECKALIDNGAREITLLGQNVNAFGQDKSGDGTSFAALVRKVAALPGLERLRYVTPHPKDMGPEDIAAFAELPQLCPRLHLPMQAGSDAVLARMKRRYDSGAFLDLVERLRAARPDLALSTDLIVGFPGESEQDFQDTLQMMRASNFMSSFSFCYSDRPGTRASLFPDKIPADVAQDRLLRLQALQDELGARWLQQRVGGETTLLIENRSPKEGQGPEPSWQGRDPYGAPVHVELSSQVDHTGHMVRVSITEAKKHSLMAQRLGEPW; translated from the coding sequence ATGATTGAAAAGACCTACCATATCATCACTTTTGGCTGTCAGATGAATGTGCACGACTCCCACTGGCTGGGGCGTGCGCTCGGCGCTCGCGGTTTTTTTGAAGCGCCGCTTGAAGACGCGCAGGTGGTGGTGGTCAATACCTGTTCTGTGCGTGAAAAGCCGGAGCAAAAGGTTATGAGTACGCTTGGCCGCATCCGTCAGGTTTCGGGCGGCAACCCCGCCGTGCTGGTGTGCGTGGCCGGATGCGTGGCCCAGCAGCTTGGCGAAAGCATCTTTGAAAAAGAAAGCCAGGTACGCCTTGTGGCGGGCAGCGACGGCATAGGCAATGCCCCGCAGGCCATTGAGCGCCTGCTGGAAAATCCCGCCCAGCGCCTCTCCCTGCTTGATTTTACAAGCCAGTACGTGGAGCGCGAGGGCACAACCGAACCCGGTGTGGTCAGCGGTTCCGTGGCCTACGCCAATATCATGCAGGGCTGCGACAATTTCTGCGCCTACTGCATTGTGCCCTTTACCCGGGGCCGCCAGAAATCGCGCAGCAGCACGGCCATTCTTGATGAATGCAAGGCACTGATCGACAACGGCGCGCGGGAAATCACCCTGCTTGGGCAGAACGTCAACGCATTCGGGCAGGACAAAAGCGGCGACGGCACAAGCTTTGCGGCCCTGGTGCGCAAAGTTGCCGCCCTGCCGGGCCTTGAGCGTCTGCGCTATGTTACCCCGCATCCCAAGGATATGGGGCCGGAAGATATCGCCGCCTTTGCGGAGCTGCCCCAACTCTGCCCCCGCCTGCACCTGCCCATGCAGGCAGGATCGGACGCGGTGCTGGCCCGCATGAAGCGCCGCTACGACAGCGGGGCCTTTCTTGATCTGGTGGAACGCCTGCGCGCAGCCCGGCCCGATCTGGCCCTCTCCACCGATCTTATTGTGGGCTTTCCTGGTGAAAGCGAGCAGGATTTTCAGGATACGTTGCAGATGATGCGCGCCAGCAACTTCATGTCCAGCTTCTCATTTTGTTACTCGGACAGGCCGGGAACACGGGCCTCACTTTTCCCCGACAAAATCCCCGCCGATGTGGCCCAGGACAGGCTTTTGCGCCTCCAGGCCCTTCAGGATGAACTTGGCGCGCGCTGGTTGCAGCAGCGGGTGGGCGGCGAAACCACCCTGCTGATCGAAAACCGCAGCCCCAAGGAAGGCCAGGGGCCGGAGCCAAGCTGGCAAGGACGCGACCCCTACGGCGCGCCCGTGCATGTGGAGCTGTCGTCGCAAGTGGATCACACGGGCCACATGGTGCGGGTGAGCATCACTGAGGCCAAGAAACACAGCCTCATGGCCCAACGATTGGGGGAACCATGGTAG